The Methanofastidiosum sp. genome contains a region encoding:
- the surE gene encoding 5'/3'-nucleotidase SurE yields MRILVTNDDGYGSEGIKKLTEVAESLGEVVVIAPKENCSGIGHSYSIFKKIEVEGLYLDDKKRTDYIVSGTPVDCVALAIRHFMREKIDLVLSGINHGENISYDIYYSGTVSAAREGIINGIPSISISSSDYFNPMFETATKFLEILFDSWNYKKLPTDTLLNINVPSVPFDELKGVEVTRLGRRVYYDEPFETNNEEGKMYFKVFGKPPGGFAEKGTDYSAIKENKVSLTPIHLDATNHNEMRSWEDVVNLEKLIDSF; encoded by the coding sequence ATGAGGATACTAGTTACTAATGATGACGGCTATGGCAGTGAAGGAATAAAGAAGCTCACAGAGGTTGCAGAATCTTTGGGCGAAGTAGTTGTCATAGCGCCAAAGGAAAATTGTAGTGGGATTGGCCACAGCTATTCTATATTTAAAAAAATTGAAGTTGAAGGGCTTTATCTAGATGATAAAAAAAGAACTGATTATATTGTTTCTGGGACACCTGTAGACTGTGTAGCTCTTGCTATAAGGCATTTCATGAGGGAAAAAATTGATCTTGTCTTATCGGGTATTAATCATGGAGAAAACATATCTTATGATATATACTATTCAGGAACAGTATCCGCTGCAAGAGAAGGGATAATAAATGGTATACCTTCTATATCCATCTCTTCGTCAGATTATTTTAATCCAATGTTTGAAACAGCAACAAAATTCTTAGAAATACTTTTTGATTCTTGGAATTATAAAAAGTTACCAACTGATACTTTACTAAACATAAATGTACCTTCTGTTCCGTTTGATGAATTAAAAGGTGTCGAAGTAACAAGACTTGGGAGAAGGGTATATTATGACGAACCATTTGAAACAAACAACGAGGAGGGTAAGATGTATTTCAAAGTTTTTGGTAAGCCTCCAGGTGGCTTTGCTGAGAAAGGCACCGACTATTCTGCAATAAAGGAAAACAAGGTATCCTTAACTCCAATACATCTTGACGCAACTAATCACAACGAAATGAGATCATGGGAAGACGTAGTTAATTTAGAAAAACTAATCGATTCTTTTTAA
- the fbp gene encoding fructose-1,6-bisphosphate aldolase/phosphatase, translated as MGEKITVSLIKADVGGWPGHALVHPDLIKTAKKELEKEKGKLLIDFHVTNCGDDLELLMTHRKGVDSQEVHHLAWNTFEKATEVAKELKLYGAGQDLLAEAFSGNVRGMGPGVAELEFEERKAEPLVAFMMDKTDPGAFNLPMYKIFADPFNTIGLVIDPNAVAGFRFEIWDILESKRVFMDCPEELYKMLALIGAKSRYVIKRVYPKKGGKLPADEAVANISTEKLYKIAGEYVGKDDPVALVRAQSGLPALGEVIEPFAFPHLVAGWMRGSHNGPLMPVSQKNAVCTRFDGPPRVIALGFQIANGRLVGPVDLFDDPAYDEARRKAQRVADYVRRHGPFEPHRLPPEDMEYTTLPKVLRELEKRFEKL; from the coding sequence ATGGGAGAAAAAATAACTGTTTCTCTTATTAAAGCAGATGTTGGAGGATGGCCAGGACATGCACTGGTCCATCCAGATTTAATTAAAACAGCAAAAAAAGAATTAGAAAAAGAAAAAGGTAAACTTCTAATTGATTTTCACGTAACTAATTGTGGAGACGATTTAGAGCTTTTAATGACACACCGAAAAGGTGTTGATTCCCAAGAAGTTCACCATCTCGCTTGGAATACCTTTGAAAAGGCAACAGAAGTCGCTAAGGAATTGAAGCTTTACGGAGCAGGGCAAGATCTATTGGCTGAAGCATTTAGTGGAAATGTTAGAGGAATGGGTCCTGGAGTCGCAGAGCTTGAATTTGAAGAAAGAAAAGCAGAACCACTAGTTGCATTTATGATGGATAAGACAGACCCTGGAGCTTTTAACTTACCAATGTATAAGATATTTGCAGATCCATTTAACACAATAGGTTTAGTAATAGACCCAAATGCAGTAGCAGGATTTAGGTTTGAGATATGGGATATCTTAGAAAGTAAGAGAGTATTCATGGATTGCCCAGAAGAGCTATACAAAATGCTTGCTTTAATTGGTGCCAAATCAAGATATGTAATAAAAAGAGTTTATCCAAAGAAAGGCGGAAAATTACCTGCTGATGAAGCAGTTGCTAACATCAGTACTGAAAAGCTTTACAAGATAGCAGGTGAGTATGTAGGAAAAGATGATCCTGTGGCATTGGTAAGGGCACAATCAGGACTTCCTGCACTTGGTGAGGTAATTGAACCTTTTGCATTCCCACATCTAGTAGCGGGATGGATGAGAGGCTCTCATAACGGACCATTAATGCCAGTAAGCCAAAAGAATGCAGTATGTACAAGATTTGATGGACCACCAAGAGTTATAGCCCTTGGATTCCAAATAGCAAATGGAAGACTAGTCGGGCCAGTTGATCTATTTGATGACCCTGCATACGACGAAGCAAGAAGAAAAGCACAAAGAGTCGCAGATTATGTGAGAAGACATGGACCATTTGAGCCACACAGATTACCTCCTGAAGATATGGAATACACAACTCTTCCAAAAGTTCTAAGGGAACTTGAAAAGAGATTTGAAAAGTTATAA
- a CDS encoding 50S ribosomal protein L18e, with translation MRKLNKTNPSILSLIDFFIDKGYSEKTPLWIDLSKRFKRPTRHLPQVNLSKINRYSQDGDTVVVPGKVLGSGELDHKVTVSAFKFSKSAMDKINKNGRAITFYELYKENPRGSGVRIME, from the coding sequence ATGAGAAAGTTAAATAAAACAAATCCAAGTATATTGAGTCTTATAGATTTTTTTATAGACAAAGGATATTCTGAAAAAACTCCCTTGTGGATTGACCTTTCAAAGAGATTTAAAAGGCCTACAAGGCATTTACCCCAAGTGAATCTATCAAAAATCAATAGATATTCACAAGATGGAGATACAGTAGTTGTCCCCGGAAAAGTATTGGGCAGTGGAGAGCTAGATCACAAAGTTACTGTTTCTGCATTTAAGTTTTCTAAATCCGCCATGGACAAGATAAACAAAAATGGAAGGGCAATAACTTTTTATGAACTCTACAAAGAAAATCCGAGAGGTAGCGGTGTAAGAATAATGGAGTGA
- a CDS encoding DNA-directed RNA polymerase subunit N: protein MIIPVRCFTCGKVIGHLYEPYLARLSKGEKTEKILDDMGLTRYCCRRMLLTHVDLIDELLDYKI from the coding sequence TTGATAATCCCTGTAAGATGCTTTACCTGTGGAAAAGTGATTGGCCATCTTTATGAGCCTTATTTAGCTAGATTAAGCAAAGGGGAAAAGACAGAAAAAATATTGGACGACATGGGATTAACAAGATATTGCTGTAGAAGAATGCTTCTTACTCATGTCGATCTTATAGACGAACTGCTCGACTATAAAATATAA
- a CDS encoding 30S ribosomal protein S9 produces the protein MKIIQSVGKRKKAVARATVKEGKGRVRVNSKPLPIVEPELVRIKMFEPILLAGETANTVDIDIDVRGGGIMGQADACRIAIARGLVEFTQDNSLKEAYLGYDRILLRGDSRRTEEHKPSKSSKGPRARRQKSYR, from the coding sequence ATGAAAATTATTCAATCAGTTGGTAAAAGAAAAAAAGCAGTTGCAAGAGCAACTGTGAAAGAAGGGAAGGGGAGAGTAAGAGTTAATAGCAAGCCACTTCCAATAGTTGAACCTGAATTAGTGAGAATCAAAATGTTCGAACCAATTCTCCTTGCAGGAGAGACCGCAAATACAGTTGATATTGATATCGATGTCCGAGGCGGAGGAATTATGGGGCAAGCCGATGCGTGCAGAATAGCAATCGCAAGAGGGCTTGTTGAATTCACTCAGGACAACTCTTTGAAAGAAGCTTATTTAGGGTACGACAGAATCCTATTAAGAGGAGATTCAAGGAGAACTGAAGAGCACAAGCCAAGTAAGTCTTCTAAAGGACCAAGAGCAAGAAGACAGAAATCCTACAGGTGA
- the rpsB gene encoding 30S ribosomal protein S2, producing the protein MSDEMLVPLDLYLASGIHIGTTQKTRDMERYIFRIRQDGLYILDINETNKKIEKVGKFLAKFEPEKILVVSSRIYGFKPVLAFGQKIGAKTITKRFIPGSLTNPNCEDFIEPEVVILTDPRADYQILREAGLAKIPVVALCDSENYLSNVDLVVPTNNKGKKALALVYYLIAREMLKAKGQIKDGEEPPFSIDDFKSKDEED; encoded by the coding sequence ATGAGTGATGAAATGCTTGTACCTCTTGATTTGTACCTTGCATCAGGAATCCATATTGGGACAACCCAAAAAACAAGGGACATGGAAAGGTACATATTTAGGATAAGACAAGATGGTCTTTATATCCTTGATATAAACGAAACAAATAAGAAGATAGAAAAAGTTGGAAAGTTTCTTGCCAAATTTGAACCGGAGAAAATTCTTGTAGTTTCTTCAAGAATCTACGGGTTCAAGCCAGTATTAGCGTTTGGTCAAAAAATAGGTGCAAAAACAATTACAAAGAGATTTATTCCAGGATCTCTCACAAATCCAAACTGTGAGGATTTCATAGAACCGGAAGTAGTAATTTTGACAGATCCAAGAGCAGACTATCAGATATTAAGAGAAGCTGGACTTGCAAAAATACCTGTTGTTGCCCTATGCGACTCAGAAAATTATCTATCAAACGTTGATTTAGTCGTTCCAACAAATAACAAAGGAAAGAAAGCATTAGCACTTGTTTACTACCTAATTGCAAGAGAAATGCTGAAAGCCAAAGGCCAAATAAAAGATGGCGAGGAGCCTCCATTCTCAATTGATGATTTCAAATCAAAGGATGAGGAGGATTAA
- a CDS encoding multiprotein bridging factor aMBF1, with the protein MICEICGKTIQGKVFNVRVEGASVKVCDKCSRFGTDRQSWSKFGKGAMGSDGVVLPSKPRIGGPTRTKEEYTLVDDYHLVIKDAREAKGWSQKDLARKMNEKESIIHHIETEGFALSNELIQKIEKILDIKLKEKSDEGIDISKSKQNLKETTIGDIIKIKKK; encoded by the coding sequence ATGATATGCGAAATATGTGGCAAGACCATACAAGGAAAAGTCTTTAACGTAAGAGTTGAAGGCGCTAGTGTAAAGGTTTGCGATAAATGTTCTAGATTTGGAACAGACCGACAGAGTTGGTCAAAATTTGGGAAAGGTGCCATGGGCTCAGATGGTGTTGTATTGCCTTCAAAACCAAGAATAGGTGGACCTACTAGAACAAAAGAAGAATACACACTAGTAGACGACTATCACCTTGTTATAAAGGATGCTCGAGAAGCAAAGGGTTGGTCACAGAAGGACCTTGCCAGAAAAATGAATGAAAAAGAATCCATTATTCACCATATTGAAACAGAAGGTTTCGCTCTATCTAACGAACTTATCCAGAAAATTGAAAAAATTCTAGATATAAAGCTCAAAGAAAAGTCAGACGAAGGCATTGATATATCTAAATCAAAACAAAACTTAAAGGAAACAACAATAGGCGATATAATCAAGATAAAGAAGAAGTAA
- a CDS encoding alanine--glyoxylate aminotransferase family protein, producing MNEDFLLMIPGPIPVHPRVFRAMSMKIMPHRGDEFNKLFMEQSERMKKIFKTKNDVFIIAGSGTAAMDAAIANIVQPGDKVLCITSGKFGERFRDIVKAYKGAVIELKYDWGMPIKAEDVKKALEKDPAIKAVTMVHNETSTGVRNPVADIGKIVKGTKALLVVDTISSLGGDNIEVDNWGVDLCASGSQKCIGLPPGMSFISVSQKAWDVIEKTDGTCYYLNLKKYKNNKYKAPYTQPVSMAYGLKEALDIIDECGFENWIKKHEKMAKATREAAKSIGLSLFPHDEKTCSNTVTSIKVPEGIDGQELVKVMREKHGIIIAGGQDHLKGKIIRIGHMGSVTEKEIIVTMACLQMSLKDLGYNTELPSILTPIWKI from the coding sequence ATGAATGAGGATTTTTTACTAATGATACCTGGTCCGATACCAGTTCACCCTAGAGTATTTAGGGCCATGTCAATGAAAATCATGCCCCATAGAGGCGATGAATTTAACAAGCTTTTTATGGAGCAATCCGAAAGGATGAAAAAAATCTTTAAAACTAAAAATGATGTTTTTATAATTGCCGGTTCTGGAACAGCTGCAATGGACGCTGCAATAGCTAACATTGTTCAGCCAGGAGACAAGGTCTTATGTATTACATCAGGTAAGTTTGGAGAGCGATTTAGGGACATTGTCAAGGCCTACAAGGGAGCTGTAATTGAATTAAAATATGACTGGGGAATGCCTATAAAGGCAGAAGATGTTAAAAAAGCGTTAGAAAAAGACCCGGCCATCAAGGCAGTAACAATGGTACACAATGAAACTTCTACAGGAGTTAGAAATCCAGTAGCAGACATTGGAAAGATTGTAAAGGGTACAAAAGCTCTGTTAGTCGTAGATACTATTTCATCACTTGGTGGAGACAATATCGAAGTTGATAATTGGGGAGTTGATCTATGTGCATCAGGTAGCCAGAAGTGCATTGGGCTCCCACCAGGAATGTCATTTATCTCCGTTAGCCAGAAGGCTTGGGACGTAATTGAAAAAACAGATGGAACATGCTACTATCTTAATCTGAAGAAATATAAAAATAACAAATACAAGGCCCCATACACTCAACCTGTATCAATGGCTTATGGATTAAAAGAAGCTTTAGACATTATTGACGAATGCGGATTTGAGAACTGGATCAAAAAACATGAAAAGATGGCAAAGGCAACAAGAGAAGCTGCAAAGTCGATAGGTCTTTCACTTTTCCCTCACGATGAAAAGACATGTTCAAATACAGTCACATCTATAAAGGTTCCAGAGGGAATTGATGGTCAAGAACTAGTTAAAGTAATGAGGGAAAAACACGGAATAATCATAGCCGGTGGACAAGATCATCTTAAAGGAAAGATAATTAGAATTGGGCACATGGGAAGCGTTACAGAAAAGGAAATAATTGTTACTATGGCATGCTTACAGATGTCCCTAAAAGACCTTGGTTACAATACAGAGCTTCCTTCTATTCTAACTCCAATCTGGAAAATATAG
- the mtxX gene encoding methanogenesis marker protein Mmp4/MtxX: MLNIIKSRIDPDLTIGIGAFENPEKIEDAANSVDFCNVRVFNSSAKIISSLKEGKIDAIVRGTLQSSDFLKEVKNNYKIDKIYRIGLLGTYDKKYFFFAPLGIDEGEDLKEKEMFVEYAKDLLKRFKVEPKISVLSGGRTKDLGRSERVDKSILEAEALTEKYGINHAEILIENAIKNSNFILAPDGISGNLVYRTLIHLGCGSSHGALYYPLAIEGTIIVDTSRAAPKEEYISSIALANAIKNY; this comes from the coding sequence ATGCTTAACATTATAAAGAGTCGAATTGACCCGGACCTTACAATAGGTATAGGGGCTTTTGAAAATCCCGAAAAAATAGAAGATGCAGCAAACAGTGTCGATTTTTGTAATGTTAGAGTTTTCAATAGTTCTGCCAAAATTATTTCATCCTTAAAAGAAGGTAAAATAGACGCCATAGTCAGAGGAACTCTTCAAAGCTCTGATTTCTTAAAAGAAGTAAAAAACAACTATAAAATTGATAAGATTTATAGAATTGGCCTTTTAGGAACGTATGACAAAAAATATTTCTTTTTTGCACCTCTTGGCATTGACGAGGGCGAAGATCTAAAAGAAAAAGAAATGTTCGTTGAATACGCAAAGGATTTATTGAAAAGATTCAAAGTTGAACCAAAGATATCTGTTCTATCGGGGGGCAGAACAAAAGATCTAGGAAGATCAGAAAGAGTAGATAAGAGCATACTTGAAGCTGAAGCTTTGACAGAGAAGTATGGGATTAATCATGCCGAAATCTTAATTGAGAATGCAATAAAAAACTCCAATTTTATACTTGCGCCCGATGGGATTTCAGGCAATTTAGTTTATAGGACTTTAATCCATCTTGGTTGCGGGAGCTCCCATGGAGCGTTGTACTATCCCCTAGCTATTGAGGGTACTATTATTGTGGATACATCTAGAGCTGCCCCAAAAGAAGAGTATATTTCCTCAATCGCACTTGCTAATGCTATTAAAAATTACTGA
- a CDS encoding ORC1-type DNA replication protein, whose translation MSSKIKDILMWEESLFRNPEVFDLSYIPEVFKYRDNELEAISHNVKPLIKGDFPTNTIVLGPTGTGKTTSVKLLFKNITEVSNSVVPVYINCQFHYREFSIMSQIFRGIFGYPPVETGKPLTTLYEYTMGELQKKDKTLLVALDDVDFLFHVNVAENILYKILRAHEIFPGVKTGIIGIITDNAFSFKVSEKIRTVFMPNEVHFKSYSQATITDILRYRADIGLFPGVMDEEVLDKISEITFEKGDLRLGIRGIKEAAMLAELQGRRKIIVDDIEKAIERISSSLHVENVFDGLSKTDKKVLKVIAENSGKFTKANDFFNILGEGMSYELFRKSIVKLENLKIVDIQRAQSRGRGKQNLIHLRVPKEAILEIIKE comes from the coding sequence ATGTCAAGCAAAATAAAGGATATACTGATGTGGGAAGAATCGCTATTCAGAAACCCCGAAGTCTTTGATCTTAGTTACATACCGGAGGTTTTTAAATATAGGGACAATGAACTTGAAGCAATATCTCATAATGTAAAGCCTTTGATTAAAGGAGATTTTCCAACAAATACTATTGTTTTAGGGCCAACAGGTACTGGGAAGACTACTTCAGTTAAATTGCTATTTAAGAACATTACAGAAGTTTCAAACAGTGTTGTACCGGTCTATATAAACTGCCAGTTTCACTATCGAGAATTTTCAATAATGTCCCAGATCTTTAGAGGCATATTTGGGTATCCTCCCGTAGAAACTGGGAAGCCTCTAACAACTCTCTATGAATATACCATGGGTGAGTTACAAAAAAAAGATAAAACATTACTTGTTGCATTGGACGATGTGGATTTTTTATTCCACGTTAACGTTGCAGAAAATATTCTATATAAAATTCTGAGGGCACATGAGATTTTTCCAGGAGTTAAAACAGGAATTATTGGGATTATCACAGATAATGCTTTTTCATTTAAAGTTTCAGAAAAGATTAGAACTGTATTTATGCCAAACGAAGTTCATTTTAAATCGTACTCTCAAGCTACAATAACGGATATTTTGAGATATCGTGCCGATATTGGATTATTTCCCGGTGTGATGGATGAAGAAGTCTTAGATAAAATTTCAGAAATAACTTTTGAGAAAGGCGATTTAAGGCTTGGGATAAGAGGAATAAAGGAAGCTGCAATGTTAGCAGAACTTCAAGGCAGGAGAAAAATAATTGTTGATGACATTGAAAAAGCAATAGAGCGTATCAGTTCTTCTTTACATGTTGAAAATGTCTTTGATGGCTTATCGAAAACAGACAAGAAAGTCCTCAAAGTTATAGCAGAAAATTCTGGTAAATTCACAAAAGCGAATGATTTTTTCAATATATTAGGCGAGGGTATGTCCTACGAACTCTTTAGAAAGTCAATAGTAAAACTTGAAAATCTTAAAATAGTTGACATTCAAAGGGCGCAGTCAAGGGGCCGTGGAAAACAAAATCTTATTCATTTAAGGGTACCTAAAGAGGCCATTCTGGAAATTATTAAGGAATAA
- a CDS encoding thymidylate kinase — translation MRFIIIDGLDGAGKDTHANLIRDRYLKKGDSVILRSHPENDNTFGIKAKSSLLGKGKFNYIKASMYYAFDVIRSVRKYHGKSDTLIVVRYLMGVAYLPLPLAKLFYKFFSTILPTSEYMFFLDVEPEESLKRLSKRNEKEMFENLEDLVKVREKALKLANNWKIIDTCKSIQDVQKQIEKILDTLDNGKDKANSNHVANKTQN, via the coding sequence ATGAGATTTATTATTATTGATGGATTGGATGGTGCTGGAAAGGACACCCATGCAAATTTGATTCGAGATAGATATCTAAAAAAAGGAGATAGCGTTATATTACGTTCCCATCCAGAAAATGACAATACTTTTGGAATAAAAGCAAAAAGCTCACTTTTAGGCAAGGGAAAATTTAATTATATTAAAGCCTCTATGTACTACGCTTTTGATGTCATAAGGTCAGTGAGAAAGTATCATGGAAAAAGCGATACTTTGATTGTTGTACGTTATTTAATGGGTGTCGCATATTTACCATTGCCTTTAGCAAAATTATTCTACAAGTTTTTTTCTACAATACTCCCAACTTCAGAGTATATGTTCTTTTTAGATGTTGAGCCAGAAGAATCCCTAAAAAGATTATCTAAAAGGAATGAAAAAGAAATGTTTGAGAATCTAGAAGATCTAGTAAAGGTAAGAGAAAAAGCATTAAAATTAGCAAATAATTGGAAAATCATAGATACTTGTAAATCAATTCAGGATGTCCAAAAACAAATAGAAAAAATTCTAGATACTTTAGATAATGGAAAAGATAAAGCCAACTCTAATCATGTTGCAAATAAAACTCAAAATTAA
- a CDS encoding 50S ribosomal protein L13 gives MIIDGKDQILGRMASVAAKKLLEGEEVFIVNAEEVIITGNRDYFFDLYEKRSQFKDIANPLRGSFFPKRSDRIVRRAVRGMLPWKKDKGRTAYKKLKVYVGIPDDLTGKEFVRFNDADVSKLRTKKYFKVKEISSFLGGRI, from the coding sequence ATGATAATCGATGGAAAAGATCAGATTCTGGGTAGAATGGCATCAGTTGCCGCTAAAAAACTTTTAGAAGGGGAAGAAGTTTTTATAGTCAATGCTGAAGAAGTTATAATTACGGGAAATAGAGATTATTTCTTTGACCTTTATGAGAAAAGGTCTCAATTCAAAGACATAGCAAATCCTTTGAGAGGTTCATTTTTCCCAAAAAGGTCTGACAGAATAGTCAGAAGAGCAGTAAGGGGAATGTTACCTTGGAAGAAAGACAAAGGAAGAACAGCATACAAGAAATTAAAGGTATATGTTGGGATACCTGATGATCTAACGGGGAAGGAATTTGTTAGATTCAATGATGCAGACGTTTCAAAACTTAGAACTAAGAAATATTTTAAGGTAAAAGAGATATCAAGCTTCCTTGGGGGCCGTATATGA
- the pan gene encoding proteasome-activating nucleotidase: MVDSSIKYRTKRLDEEDVYENDAQYNDKVIERLKLLEIQNRSFITEKIRLEKENDGLKKELERLNAPPLITGVVVEAIDSSKIIIKSSSGPKFVVSACANVDIKDLVPGALVACNQRNLSIMEVLPSTKDPEVCGMEVLNRTGVTYCEIGGLRDQINKIKETVELPLKRPELFDKVGIEPPHGVLLHGPPGNGKTLIVKAVANETDSTFIRVVGSEFVRKYIGEGARMVREVFNLAREKAPSILFIDEIDAIGSRRVDTGISGDREVARTMMQLLAELDGFDPRGQVKIIGATNRVDMLDPALLRPGRFDRLIEIPPPTKDECLDIFKIHSRNMNIKNLDYSEIINLIDGLSGAEIRSLCTEAGMAAIREERDYVTSEDFKCSVSRITSSEYQSNSLIGMYG; the protein is encoded by the coding sequence ATGGTGGACAGTAGTATTAAGTATCGGACAAAAAGACTTGACGAAGAAGATGTTTATGAAAATGATGCTCAATATAATGATAAGGTAATAGAACGATTGAAACTTCTTGAAATACAAAACAGAAGCTTCATAACTGAAAAAATTAGATTAGAAAAGGAAAATGATGGCCTCAAAAAAGAGTTGGAAAGATTAAACGCGCCCCCACTGATCACAGGAGTTGTAGTTGAGGCTATAGATTCATCTAAGATTATTATTAAAAGTTCAAGCGGCCCAAAATTTGTTGTAAGTGCCTGTGCAAATGTTGATATTAAAGATCTTGTACCCGGGGCATTAGTCGCTTGTAATCAGAGAAATCTTTCAATAATGGAAGTACTACCTTCTACCAAAGATCCAGAAGTTTGTGGGATGGAAGTTCTAAATAGGACAGGGGTCACTTATTGTGAAATTGGAGGCCTAAGAGATCAAATAAACAAAATAAAAGAAACAGTAGAACTACCTCTGAAAAGACCTGAACTCTTTGATAAAGTGGGTATAGAGCCACCACACGGGGTCTTGTTGCACGGGCCACCTGGTAACGGCAAAACCTTAATTGTCAAAGCTGTTGCAAATGAAACTGATTCCACATTCATAAGGGTCGTTGGCTCTGAGTTTGTCAGAAAATATATCGGGGAAGGAGCTAGGATGGTAAGGGAAGTTTTTAATCTTGCCAGAGAAAAAGCTCCTTCGATTCTATTTATTGATGAAATTGATGCCATAGGATCAAGACGTGTTGATACTGGCATAAGTGGAGATAGGGAAGTTGCTAGAACTATGATGCAGCTTCTAGCTGAACTTGACGGTTTCGACCCAAGAGGGCAAGTTAAGATCATAGGTGCTACAAACAGAGTAGATATGCTAGATCCTGCACTTTTAAGGCCAGGAAGATTTGATAGATTAATCGAAATACCTCCACCTACAAAAGATGAATGCCTAGATATCTTTAAGATTCACTCAAGAAATATGAATATCAAGAATCTAGATTATTCTGAGATAATTAATTTAATAGATGGCCTATCTGGTGCAGAAATTAGATCGCTATGTACAGAAGCAGGGATGGCGGCCATAAGAGAAGAAAGGGATTATGTCACTTCCGAAGACTTTAAATGCTCAGTATCTAGAATTACATCATCGGAGTATCAAAGTAATTCACTAATTGGGATGTATGGATGA
- a CDS encoding 30S ribosomal protein S17e, which produces MLGRIRPSFIKRISRQLVEKHRGELTKDFQENKLIIKDLLDVPTHKLLNRIAGYTTRLMTHKEIM; this is translated from the coding sequence ATGTTGGGAAGAATCAGACCATCATTCATAAAGAGAATATCAAGACAGTTAGTTGAAAAACATAGAGGCGAGCTTACAAAAGATTTCCAAGAGAATAAATTAATTATTAAAGATTTACTCGATGTACCTACACATAAACTTTTGAACAGAATAGCAGGTTACACAACAAGACTAATGACTCATAAAGAAATAATGTAA